TTGAGATTCTTTTGGAACAAAAAGTAATACGATGCTCCATATTATCATAAACAATTCTTTTCAGATTTCTTTTCGATTAAATAACTATTGCACAATATATTGTCGCGcatatctttttctagaatacCGCGGCGGTCTTacgctcgcaggctcgactgcgaaggtaaacgtcaagatagccacCGGGTTAAAGGATAGGGAGAATTTTCCCGCTGAATATATAAACTTTGGGAAAAGTTAtcgtaaaaacattaaaaactttTTTGGCCAGTTGGATAGATACAGTTTTTATATGGAATGATATTTTTCGATCTGTTTTTACccatttttaacaaaaataataatgaagtgTGTAACATTTTTTTGGTTTATGCTCGCAGAATCGATAATcgtaattaacaaaaaaaaatcaatttttttgaccTTGTGCCAAAACGATGCTCATCCGGAGCTATCCGCAGCTGGATTCTCGTCCCGCAGATAGTATAGACCTTAAACTAAAATGTGGTGGTGGTCTCTTAAGACTGCCCGGCCCTGCTTGTTAGTTATAGTCCAACTTAGGCAAAAaaagacatttttttcaataattgccCATTTTTTACTAATTATTATTAACCGTGCAACCTCAACAATGTATCCTCTTTAAATCTTTGACAATTATCTTTCCAACGGTGTATTAGTTTGCAAAATTGGACAGTTATTCGCTGAGAAAATTGCATTTgtttgaaatgcattttttctacaattttcacaatttttctaAGTCTGATGTCTGTGGCCCAATGAGCTTTCATCACAGAGGGCTGAAGAAAAGGGGTCcttcgcacaggttgtcgaaacacgctctcttgctgctcttgatgaccttgttaaaggccagttttgcagctcgaaacactttacggcggtccgctctttcatcctcggtgcgggcacgttgcatccGTCAtatagccttgaggcaggttgatcgaagggccgcaatcttgggactccaccagtataccgggcgtctgccatttctcggcagggctttcctcggcatggtagcgtcgcacgcgcgtgataggacagctaccaacgcatccccgcttagaccttcagtgttggcttccagtcccagggccgtggttgaagtgattggttctccacccacgaacctgacagggatccccggacctcggatgttgcacgccatagttgatcttaaagcgaattTCTAAGttatcactatgggtgtaacccTCGTCCATCCTCCAGTCCAAGTCTGTACCAGACCAGGAatgacaaacgttacgtcaatccatgactcgaccccgttcCTTCTAAACGGGAtagcggaaccatcattgaATAGCACTGCGTCGACGACCGGCTTACGACCCACTAGgtcagacgatagcctatcgatcatctggctgaactgttctaatggccaccttgatggggcatagcagctacaatagaacacaccaaatagccgccatcctaaacccgtccgccacccaattaCCGTAATTGATAGGGACGTTCTACAGGTCGGATAGGGGGCTAtatcggtcctcgactccgagaccgactgccacagcagctgctgggcagttgcacagtggttcagatgcagctgtgttacttgcacggcttattcttattcttctctccgatgggacacgaagaCCCACCCATGacgtggttacaggcttgcCTTTTGCTGAGGCACTATGGTGGCTTATcacattcctgcgccttgtgccgTTCCTCGCCACAATgacgacacaggttgctacggtctaggcccttacagttgtaggacttgtgtccaaactctaagcaccgatagcacctgtccactgaaggaggctggagaTCGCTTACTGCGCAtgctgaccagccgatcttccaCTTCCCTCGCTtcattacctttttggcttccgcaacTGGTAACCTAcggtaggctacctgcgtaccaaaggGACTATCTCTTAGGTGTACAGAGGTCTTCCCGACCTCGGTACCGCACTAGTCTCTGACGGCAGAAACGACGTCGTCCGCGcccgtgacctcgtccagttgcttgcaccGGTGCGTTCAATGTGCAGGAGTTAATTCATCCTTATGATGGCCTATTCAATCCCGCGACAGATCTAAAGCAGGTTTTACGAAGCCCGTCACTCCACCATCATCGTCAGCGACCGTTTTCGACCCCACAGTCCTGCTTCGAGGCATTTTCCCGGCGGTACACGTGGCCGGCCGGAGAGGGCAGCGAACGATAATTCCCGCGCCCTAGGCAGGGTTAGAGCAACGAGCTGTGAGCTAATTAAGAGCAGAAACGAAGAAGTCGACCAACCGTTCCGGTCGTGAACCGGAAACAACCGTAAAAAAAGTTTCCCGGAGCCGGACTCGAACCGACGACCCCAGCGTGCAAGGCGCGGACGGTAGCCTCTACACCACCAAGTGAGGTGACCGTAGTGACAACTACACCCGACGGCTAGATGTCGATGGCGTGAAGCACGACGGTAGCCATCGAATAATCGTTTTTCAGAGTCCGCAGGAGTTAAACTTGCATGTTCGAATATTCCCAAGCGCTTGGTGATGGTTATTTTTGTCCCTAGCCCGAGCGCTAGCGTGACCGCTGTTCATCCAGCCCTACCGTTCGTCCTGTTTACGCGTCGGTAGCCGGCGAAATCTAAATTGCACTCCTATTACCACCCACCGATAGTCGCACCGCaccaggcattgaaagcgtgagtgaagcggaTGAGAATTGAGCTTATTCAGTCATAGCATCCTATGTCAGTGAGTGAACAGTAGGGTagttcaaatttcgaaaatattcgtaaattccaactcccatacgTCTATCAGTTTCATGTTGGTGATATAAAAGTCCTGGCAAAATATCAAACAATTTGGAGGtgatttaggggtggcgcaaaagcattttatgtttatatgggaatttatatgggaaaaaaataaatttgtttaaagtatcCTACAAATGTCAAATCGTTATGAATTCAAATGTACAACCCCAATCTCTacttttggaatctatataaacgAAACCTGTGGTTAACTCATTCGTTTTGAGTTGATTTAAAGGTTTTTTGGAcagagataaatggctaaaatggtgcaATTGGCCTCAACTTAGCATAGGCAAATGAACTCAAAATGAATTAGTTATCCCCAGGTTTCGTTTATATAGACTCCAAAAATGAAGGTTGGGGTTGTACATTTGAATTCATAACGATTTGACATTTGTAGgatactttaaacaaatttaaagttttttttatataaattcccatataaacataaattgcctttgcgccacccctaaatcacctccaaattgcctgaaattttgccaggactcctaaatcatcaaaaagaagctgatagacatatgggagttggaattttcaaacATGTTTCAAACCGCCCtagtgaacagccttgctcagatggataccaaacaacgattataagcgatcgttgctgcgtaaaAAACGATCAACAGAGTTCGCCAAACTTGCtatggtatccagggaagctacgactggagcatttgtgttacgcttgatctactagaataaaaccagaacacatcaggtgttctgcTTCATTCACTCTGCTTTCAAATTGGTGTGAGTATCAAAGCCTTCCATGCAGTGTATCAGAATTTTCATAGCGGACCTAATTTTTCTGatgtctgaaaaaaaaatctaacagcctgtggtaacaacactcattATTAGGTTAATAAGTGATTTGCCGCGCTCAGCTGTCTCCCATTtgtgagcgatgaagatctttaaacattgaatcaacgaacgccatATTTAAATGATCTAGCGATCTAATCTTCAGCGATTGGGCCAcagtagagcatcaagttgACATGAATTTATctgatttttactcatgatctgtttttttttcaatgcctgcacCGCACGCTAATGAATTTATCGAGTATGAAGTAAGATAGAGAGAGGGAAGTAAATGTAGAGTAGGCCTAGAAAAACGAATGTTGGTAAAGAAGAGTAGGGTAAaagatccaatagtggaggagcTAAGCACCTTCCAATGCTATTTGATCGATTGCACCAAATTTATACTTTATTTTGCTCACCTTGAGGGTGTATCCGAAAGCTCTTtacctttttaatttttttaattttaactattggtgcaaaggtaaaacaaaaataaggtTTTTAGTAATACTTTACTGACATTGAGGGAATTTGCAAGCCGTTTTCTTTTCTTTCGTGTTAGGACATGTCAACTAATTGACCGACAATGCGGGTTGCTGCGATAAATTCATATTTTCTCTAAAAACTATAGTAccacaactataggaacactcaCAACTATTGGATCGTTTACCCTAGATCGaataaaaattccaaataaaattgtGTCGAAAATAAACTCTTACACTACAGCTCGAATGTTTTTTGAACCGCTAGTTGATGGGAGAAATCTGATGAGGTAAAAGAGAAAGGATTTTCACGTTTTCGGGTCGTTTTGTTCTGTTTAGGGTGGATTTGATTTTCCAGGGAGGTTGGCCCGAACCCAACCACGGACAGCTTTTCAGTTCAGTCAGCGTTTTGGAGTCAAGTTCCGGTGATAATAATAGCCGCCCTGGCAATAAACTCGTCATCGGCGGAAGTCATCATTCCGAACACGGATTCTTTATTTTCATTAAAGCGACTTACAGTCGTAAAGCCCTACGCTCCCTTGCAACCCACGCGTTTCTCTTCCAGTCATTTGGGAAAACTTATGGGTCTCACAGGCAACGCATAATCGCGGTAGATGGTTTCCCttgggagtggcgcttaagccattttTACTTGAACCCGGGAACTTATGAGGCTAACGGGTTGCAACTTGTAGTCTCATGTATACTAAAGCCGCCAAGTTtataaatttcgaataaaatttattttaaccaaaattaATGCCATTCCAATCCACAAGCCAATTTCcatcggtcttccagacacgctttgttatttttcaaatcacaaaccattttccagcgctttgtaattttccatatcacaaaccatttttccgtcttcaagacgcgctttgtgattttccacaccacaaaccattttcagcggtctcccagacgcgctttgtgactATTCACACAACAACCaattttccaacggtcttccagacgcactTCGCGATTCTTCAAACCATAATCCgttattttccaaaccacaaaatTTCCACTAGTCTTCAAAACACACTGGGGGGCCTGTGCACAACCTAGTTGTAATGTCTTGTTGAAAGTTGGATAGTAACTTTCTGTCTCACATTTGTTTTTTCTCTGTTCTTTTAAAGAAAACTAAAAACCCAAAGTCAAAACAAGCCCCACCCAGCATTAAAGCTTAAAACTAACAAACCACTAAGCAGCAGCAGTAGCTTCAAAATTACTAACTTGTTCACTTTATTTAATTTGGCTGATTTTCACATGTTCCTATTCTGGATATCATATTCGTCCTATTCACAAACTACTTTTTATACTTTACTTAGTGATTTTATCAATATGTATGATGCGTGCATTTTCTTGAACTAATCCACATTACctccgtttttttttaatattagtCAACAATTGTTCCACTTGTTGTGAATAACAAAAAAGCTAAAGCAAATCATTTCAAGTTCTTCTTTTCGATAATCATATCTCTAACCACTCTGCGAAGAATTTTCCCTGCAGGCGACAGCGGTAAGCGATCGACGAAAAATACTCCCCCACGAAGACGCTTGTAGTCACCGACTTGTCGATCGACCGCCTTAACTATGTCTTTCTCCTTCAATCGAGAGCCCGATTGAAGTACAACCATTGCCGTCGGCAAATCGGACGAGTGATCTGCCGTTGGAACGCCAGCAACGCACACCTGTTTGACACCGTCGATTTTCAGTATAACTTCCTCCAAATCCGACGGCGATATCTGGAAGTTCATGTACTTGATGATGTCTTTGATGCGGTCGACCACGTAAAGAAACCCATCCGAGTCGAAATAGCCGACATCACCGgttttgaaaaatccttcatcGTCGCTGGCTTCCACCGTCATTTGTGCATTGTTAAGGTATCCCTGAAAATAGTTGCTCGTATTTCTGATTCAGATTAGTTCCTGTAGAATGGTTACCATGAATTGGTGTTTGAATCTGGCGCGAATTTCCCCTCTTTCATTTGGTCCGAGATTCTGTCCATCGTCATCGACAATTTTGGCAGTCACATTATTGGCTAGCGAACCGACAGATCCAATCTGAAATGGCATCATAGCTGATACAATGAGGCCCACTTCAGAACATCCGTAGATGGGTTTGACGTCAGTGTTTTGGAAACGCTGCGCTAGACTACGCAAGATGTCCGCCGAGACTGGAGCTCCTCCGATGGTCCATCGATTCAATCTGCTGAAGTCCGCCGACTTGTATCTTGGATGATTCTGAACAGCCTCTATGCAAGCTGGTGGAGTAAACGTGTCTtcgattttgtaattttcaatgaCTGAATAGAACACGTCGGCGTTAAAAGACTTCGATGTTATAACGCGTGCTCGGGAGCACAGCAATGATGTGTGTACTGCCAGTAGTCCGGTTAACCAAAACAACTGACTGAAGCTGAAGATCGGTCCCGCGTTCAGTGTTCTATGAATTtaataatcaatattttcaGAAGTGAAATTGCACTCAAGAAAAACACTTACTCCGCGAAAAGTTCAGCTTCGATGAGATGAGCATGCGAATAGCAAACACCTTTTGGTCGACCCGTAGTACCCGAGGAGCATAAGACCGCTCCCATAACAGTCTTCGAATCTCCTAGGTATGGAGCTTCAAAGCTGTCTTCGTCCTCTACTGCAGTCAGAAGTTCTGCCACAGATAAAGCACCTTCGACGCCACTCTCCATTATGTAGACCCTTGGTTTAATACGAATAGCTTCATTAGCCGCCTCCTCCACTGTTTTCCTATTGCTCTCATCACAGAACACAACTTTCGATTGCGTCAAGCGCATCATGTGACCCAAATCATCCTTATTGAATACCGGCGCCAAAGGGTTCACAACCAGCCCTAATATCAAGCACCCAACGTACACCGGAACCACATTGTCAGTGTTGATGCAAGCAAGCGTTACCAAATCACCCTGCTGGTAGCCAAACTTTCGAAGGTTGAGTGCCACGCGGACACATCGTTGCTTCATTTCGGCGCAGCTCATTTCGTATCCTGTGTCGGCATtgatttgaataactttggaagGAGTCCTGGAAAGCATATCCAAAATAATTTTCCCGAGATTTGCTTCGGGATTGAAAATGCCGGGGAGCACTGGACCTGAATAGGTTTTCGTGTCGGAGTTATATTTTGACATATTTGAAGTGGGGTATATTTTGCTACTTGAATCAGGTTGAACGGACGAGATCAAACTGAGCCGCGTATCGATGATGACGCCGGTATTATGCATCACCGGTGATATGTGCCTTTAGAACGTAATTACATATTACACGGCCAAATACGGTTTGAGAATCACTCACGCAATTCCATAAGTGAGTGACCATGAAGTGCATGGAACAAAATAATCCGAGTTGGAACAAAACAGGTGCATTATTTATTGTGTGACAACGATGTCGTCGAATATGACCGAATGCAGTTGATGCATATTGCATTAACAAAACAAGCTCTACTTGGAAAATGCTATGTTAGAATCCAGTACTTTTTTCTCAGTGCATAAAAGCCAGAGGCTCGTCCCATTAGGCAACAGGGAAGACACGCGATCGCAAATGATAGCGAATAAAGTGCAAACAATAGTCCCGCTGCAGTAGACAGCAATTTGCAACATTTGATTGATCGTTGGAACATATTACTCAACTTAAATAATTAATGTGGTTATTATGGGGTACAAATCCCCGATGAAAGACGATGCCGCTATCAGTCATAATGGCTGTTTTAATATGAGATATGTGAACAATATGTCTTCGTAATAGAATTATTGTCGTTCGAAGCATGATATTTCTGCTATACCAATTGAATGAACATGCTGTTTTAGGTAGGTACTTACATTGTCTAGAATCAATTTTCATGGATAATCCGTGGTTTGGGTTGACCTAGGGTTAAGGCAGACATTTTCGCCTTTTCGTCATACTCTCGAGACGCTGTTTTGCCAAAttcatccgtaccaaatcgtaagctcagaagAATCTTTCTGCTTAAGTGGAGTTTTACCAAATGGACGTTGGTTTAAagccctacgacgatggacggaaatacatGCCGTGTCCCTTTTTGCCATTATGTAATTTCTTTGCATCCACAAGCTTTGTGCGAAATGGAACGaaatcaaaaataaagtccTGAATGATCCACCTACCGGTGTGGGTGATTTTCCCGTGCATTAAACATAATAAAAACTTGAGAGGGAATTTCTtcgcgtgttttttttttgttgcataCAAATCGTATTTGGTTATAACTTCTGATTCCATGGACAAATTTGACccattttaaataggaaacaatatgacaagattccccgtcgaatgcaatttgtcaatttgccgtgcaaacgcatcatttcaaagaagggatcatatcatCCATTGCCTTAAACAGAGAAAATGCCCAAAATGAAAGGAGTaatcatatcctctcttgccttCTGCTGAGGAAATGCAtccttttaaagtagggatcaTGTCTTCCTTGCCTCAAACCGACCAAATGTCcagataaaaaaatagaattaggTAGGTATATCCTCTCTTGTCTTCTAACGGGGGAATGCATATTTTGAAAGAAGCAATCGTGCCTTCTATTGCTTTAAACCGAACAAATGGATTAACTGCGGTGTTATatggcaccggagtcaacccttgcatggacctcactgtttacaaaggcatccatgggatcacaagaggcgactatctacaacaggtagaCATAACGGCCTGGATGGGGGACCCTTttaacatggaaacaaattttacaaacaatgaaggagcaggcggggcgaatgttttcgcaaagagtggaAAGCTGCTccgatctccagtgatgtcgcAGGTAGCAGTAGCGAGTACCAGTAGTACGGCCAAGACGGCTGAGAACCAGgtaggccaacaggagctaggatccgggaaTAGGATGTCCACCCAAAAATCGAAAAGTAGTGCTACTCAGGAGGAGCTACAACTTgggggcaaaacatacttttgcatataaacgataaagacggatccataaaaaactgttaaacgatccataaataacatctgaatgttccttaaaatgctgctataaatccataaaaaagttaatgagatttcataaagaataatttttcgatccataactaagctaaaatttagcaataaattggaaaatatgttccattaacatgtcaagaaaaacaatacaattcttgctattttcccatgaaaatatgacaaatgatccataaatctttagaa
The nucleotide sequence above comes from Armigeres subalbatus isolate Guangzhou_Male chromosome 3, GZ_Asu_2, whole genome shotgun sequence. Encoded proteins:
- the LOC134220711 gene encoding uncharacterized protein LOC134220711; amino-acid sequence: MSKYNSDTKTYSGPVLPGIFNPEANLGKIILDMLSRTPSKVIQINADTGYEMSCAEMKQRCVRVALNLRKFGYQQGDLVTLACINTDNVVPVYVGCLILGLVVNPLAPVFNKDDLGHMMRLTQSKVVFCDESNRKTVEEAANEAIRIKPRVYIMESGVEGALSVAELLTAVEDEDSFEAPYLGDSKTVMGAVLCSSGTTGRPKGVCYSHAHLIEAELFAETLNAGPIFSFSQLFWLTGLLAVHTSLLCSRARVITSKSFNADVFYSVIENYKIEDTFTPPACIEAVQNHPRYKSADFSRLNRWTIGGAPVSADILRSLAQRFQNTDVKPIYGCSEVGLIVSAMMPFQIGSVGSLANNVTAKIVDDDGQNLGPNERGEIRARFKHQFMGYLNNAQMTVEASDDEGFFKTGDVGYFDSDGFLYVVDRIKDIIKYMNFQISPSDLEEVILKIDGVKQVCVAGVPTADHSSDLPTAMVVLQSGSRLKEKDIVKAVDRQVGDYKRLRGGVFFVDRLPLSPAGKILRRVVRDMIIEKKNLK